The DNA sequence AGAATTGTATTTAATCAAGAAGAGTTGATAGAGTTATCGGAGTCCATTAAAAGAAATGGAGTTGTTCAGCCGATTTTAGTTAGAAAAAGGCAAGGGCAGGGCTATGAAATTATAGCTGGCGAAAGGCGTTGGCGGGCTTCAAAGCTTGCAAACCTAAATAAAATCCCTGCAATCATTCTAGAGGTTGATGATAGAGCCGCGATGGAAATTGCACTTGTGGAGAATATACAAAGGCAAAATCTTAATGCACTTGAAGAGGCTGAAGGCTATAAAAGGTTAATTAACGAATTTAATTACACGCAGGAGCAACTTGCCGATGTAGTTGGTAAAAGCAGAAGCCACATAACTAATTTACTAAGGCTTCTTAGCTTGCCTGATAATGTAAAAGAATTATTAAATTCGGGTGATATTTCAACGGGTCACGCAAGGGCAATTTTAGCTGCACCTAACCAAGAAGAGGCGGCGAATATTGTTGTGAGTAAAAATTATTCTGTGCGTCAAACTGAAAATTTAGTTAAGCGTTTAACATCGGAATCTGGTGGTTTGGTTGCTAGAAAAAAATCTTATGCAAGAAAGAAAAAAAATAATGATGTTGTGGCATTTTCAGTGATAGAAAATAATTTATCAAATGAATTCTCTCATGATAATCTTGCATCAGAAGTTAAAGAAAAAGAGCCTGAAATACTTATGATGGAAGAAGAAATCTCCCAAAAATCTGGTCTACAAGTTGAGATAAACAATCAAGATGAATCCGGTGAAGTTGTGATAAAATATTCTTCAATGGAAGAGTTGAATCGAATTTTATTCAAGCTAGAGCATGGGGTCTCTGAGGTTTAACAAAATTTATTTCCTTAATAAATAATAATTTGCAAATATTTGTGTAATTATCTATATCAATAATCAATTTTACTATAAAAAAATATTTTATGAAGAA is a window from the Rickettsiales bacterium genome containing:
- a CDS encoding ParB/RepB/Spo0J family partition protein, with translation MKKVGGLGKGLSALISERKIDVNSISEANGKREEIQLKDLFPSRFQPRIVFNQEELIELSESIKRNGVVQPILVRKRQGQGYEIIAGERRWRASKLANLNKIPAIILEVDDRAAMEIALVENIQRQNLNALEEAEGYKRLINEFNYTQEQLADVVGKSRSHITNLLRLLSLPDNVKELLNSGDISTGHARAILAAPNQEEAANIVVSKNYSVRQTENLVKRLTSESGGLVARKKSYARKKKNNDVVAFSVIENNLSNEFSHDNLASEVKEKEPEILMMEEEISQKSGLQVEINNQDESGEVVIKYSSMEELNRILFKLEHGVSEV